GAGCTGCGGTGCCGAAGGCCAGCATTCCGGTTAAGGCCGGGCCATGGAGATCATTGGTCAGGTATTTGCTTAATGTCAAACCTACTAGGTATGTCAGAGCCATCACTCCACCAGCCAATCTGCTGCGCCATCGTCCAGCTCCCCGTCCCAATAATGTCCCGAGACCTAAGGTTGCTAGCCCCATTTCGAGTCCGACAGCTACAGGAATTACCCATTTCTGTTGGGCTGCCTCGTTACTGATTCCAACTACTAAACCATCTATCAGGCTGTCTACTACAAAAGGGAATATCAGTAGGAGCATCGGTTGAGACTGATTGCCATTAGAGCTCGCTTTGGGACCATGCAGAAGAGTGTTGATCACCAACAGAAGAACGAATCCGAGGCAGAAGCCAATTGCGAGAGCGTATGGATGATCATTGCGGCTAGCAGCTGGCATTAGATCCGCTGCGGCGATACCGAGAACTAAACCACCAACTAAATGGGCGACAATTCCGCGCAGGAGTTTGCCTGGATTGAATCGGCTAGCGAGAATCCCACCGATCGCCATGCTGATGGCAGGAAGAATCAGAATCACGTCATTATCATGCAAACAATTAAGTTCATTTTGTTTTGATTGTTTTGTTTGGCGTGTTTAGATGAGATCAACCTTGCTCCATCTAAGTGTATTTGTTTATAAATTCAAATATCAAAGAAGAATAAAGCCTTGGAAGATGGCTGTCGTGAATTAAGTCTTTATCTATTGCTTTTTTGTACGCCGCAGCCCTTCGTCTGTAGTTGTCTTCTAAATCAACTGTTTTCTTCATGCAGTACTTAGTTGGTTGTCCATTGGAGGCAGCCTTGAAATTGTTTTCAAGATTCAAAGCAAGCCTCGCAGTTTCTGCGAGCCAGTCATTAAGCGCTGAAACATCCTGGGATTCAACAATTAATCTAAGTTCTTCCCATTCAATATTTTTACGTTTCTGAAATCTTTTTGTTAGCTTTTGAAGGTAACAAGCAATCACGTCTCATGATTTTCTGATTCTTTTAACTTTAATCGGGTTAGCAAGGGGACGCAAGTACATATGATTCGCAGCTCCTCTTCTGTAAGTTAATCAAAAGATTTATTAATTATCACAGTTATCGTCAACACTTTCCACTTGAAACGTACAATGATCAATGCCTAAACTATTCATTTTGCTGCTTGCCGTTGAAATTAAATTATGATCAGCTTCGCTTTGCGATAAAGATCGCACTATATGAGCTGTTAGGGCAACTCTTGATGTACTCAAGGGCCAAATATGTAAGTGGTGAATCGATTCAACCCCCTTTATGTTTTGGAGCGTAGATTTTACTTTGTTGATGTCAATATAATCAGGAATAGCATCCATTGTTTCTGCTAATGCTTTTCCTAAAAGTCCAATACCCATCCAGCCAATACTGCAACCTACGAGAAGTCCTGTGAGTGGATCTAACCAGTACCAACCTGTGGCTCCCACCAAAAGCGTGCTTAAAAGTACAGCCGCAGAAACTGCTGCATCACTGAGTAAATGAACTACAGCACCCTTCCTATTCAGATCATGATCATGATCTCCAAATAGTTTTGCTGATCCGAGATTCACAATTAGACCAGCAACTGCAGCCCAAGCAATTGGTCCGGTTACTAGAGGAACCGGATTGCTAAATCGTTGAAAGGACTCAACGCAAAGCACAGCAGAAGCCATCAAAATTAAAACGGCATTTGCTACCGCCGCTAATTGAGTCGAGCGTCCAAGTCCATAGCTAAAACGACTGGTTGGTGCTCGATGGCCAAGGGTCTCTGCTCCCCAGCCCATGATTAGTCCAATCACATCTCCGAAATTATGGATTGCATCACCGATGAGAGCAATTGAACCAAATGTGATGCCCACTACAATCTGAAGACCACTTAGGCCTGCATTCAGGGTTATTGACCAACGGAAGGCGTTACGGTGTGCCTGAGATGAATGACGGCTCACAAAGAATTGTTAAACCACTCATTTTAGTTCAGAATATAGTTTTGGTTGGAAGCCTGTGACATATGCTCTACCTATTTGTACATGAAGACTGAGGCTATTCTCATGCCCCCTTGGTACATATTTGACTTCCTCGTAATTGTTATTGTGTAGTGCCACCTCGTTCTGTTCGCTTGGACTGTCTACGTATCCAATTTTGTTGTTCCACAACTGAATTTCTCTCGATTTAAATTTCACTTTTGCTATGGATTGAATTTCTATTCTTTTCTTTGTTTAGGTTTTGAGGTGGTAGATGTTTTGATGTGTTCTTCGTTGTTTTGTTGGGTTCCCTTATCGTGTCGCCGCAGCTTTCCCTCTTCTTTTTGGTGTTCAGCATTTCAAAACTTTCTCTATGTAGCTGATCCACAATGAAAAACCCCGCACTTGGCGGGGTTAGGCAGTGTTGATCTGTTTATCAAGAAGCTACAACTTGAAGTGGCATGCTTTTAGTTTGTATAGCCCTTATTTCAGAACTTATGATTGAAGCTTTGCTGGTTTTGCTTCTTCTTCCCTGAGCTCTGCGTCAATGATCATCATTGCCGCACGCTCATTATTGGCGTACTTGACCCTTCCTAATAGATAGGCCGCCTCATGTTCAGAGATTCTCTGATCATCCACAACTGGATCAAGAAATACGGTTGTTCTCTGATCAGAGGCACGCTCAGCTATTGAATACAGCAGAAGAACAGAGGTTGTGACGTCTGCTTCCATGCGGAAGACATTGGCGATCACCTCTTCTGGGTCAGGCCATGTCTGACGAGGTGCTTCAATCGTGTCTAATTCAACTGTCTGACCACGGGAGATCAGGTAGTCAGCGAATTTTGCGGCATGTTCTTGCTCTTGCTTACCCTCATTGCGCAAGTATTCAGCAAAGCCAGTCAGTTCGCGCTCTGCAAACCAGATCGCTGCTGCGAAGTAGGCCGCTGAAGACTGCCTTTCCAGATTGAGATGGGCTTGTAGCTGTTCCACCATCTCTTGTGTCATCGTCTCTGCCATTGCACGACCAGAAGGGCCTGTTGCAATGGCGAGCCTGCCTTGAGCTGTTGCTGGTGTTTGAGTCATGATTATGTCCAAAAGGAGGACTTCTCTGTTCTATTGCACTTTTGCCAATTTGTAAGGGGTATTAACCGAACATTATCGAGTGATAATATGCTGTTGAGAATCACATTCAACTAGACCTTTCTTTCGATGCTTGTATCAAGTAATCCGAACAATTGCTGTTGATAATCTTTTTCAATTAGTGTTTGCCCGTGCTGTGGTTGGTCGATTAATTCTCTCTTCAGTGTTTAGCCCTGGTAGGCCCATTGCCTCGATGCTGTGATGAGCCTTGGCTTTAAGCATCGTCATAAACTTATATCGATTAGAGTCATCGGCCTGATCGTTGACAGCTCTTATTGCAGTGCCTGTTGTCTCCATCGTTGAGGTTAAACGCGTCCTGTTAAAGCCTTTGCGTATCTATCAATACGAAATTATGAAACAAATAATGCTTCTTGGGCGTTCTGTCTTGCCCTCCTCTATCCTGATGAAGTTGGGACTGTCTCCTAATTTCCTAAGCGTTGATTCAAATGAAAAGCTTCGATCAAGTGCCAGATGTTGTATTCCATACTCGTGTTCGTGATGAAAGCGTAGGTGGAACCAATCCTTTTGTTTGGAAAGATCGTAGCTCGGCAGAAATCTTCCACAACAAAAAAGTTGTTCTTTTTTCTCTCCCCGGAGCTTTTACTCCAACCTGTTCTTCTAATCATTTGCCACGATACGAAGAGCTTTATGATGAGTTCCGTTCCCAGGGCGTGGATCAGGTGATTTGCCTTTCTGTTAATGATGCTTTCGTCATGTTTCAATGGGG
The Synechococcus sp. CC9311 DNA segment above includes these coding regions:
- a CDS encoding cation diffusion facilitator family transporter, encoding MSRHSSQAHRNAFRWSITLNAGLSGLQIVVGITFGSIALIGDAIHNFGDVIGLIMGWGAETLGHRAPTSRFSYGLGRSTQLAAVANAVLILMASAVLCVESFQRFSNPVPLVTGPIAWAAVAGLIVNLGSAKLFGDHDHDLNRKGAVVHLLSDAAVSAAVLLSTLLVGATGWYWLDPLTGLLVGCSIGWMGIGLLGKALAETMDAIPDYIDINKVKSTLQNIKGVESIHHLHIWPLSTSRVALTAHIVRSLSQSEADHNLISTASSKMNSLGIDHCTFQVESVDDNCDN
- a CDS encoding membrane protein, whose amino-acid sequence is MILILPAISMAIGGILASRFNPGKLLRGIVAHLVGGLVLGIAAADLMPAASRNDHPYALAIGFCLGFVLLLVINTLLHGPKASSNGNQSQPMLLLIFPFVVDSLIDGLVVGISNEAAQQKWVIPVAVGLEMGLATLGLGTLLGRGAGRWRSRLAGGVMALTYLVGLTLSKYLTNDLHGPALTGMLAFGTAALIYLVVEEVMKEAHSRGENDSSIVNVAFFIGLLCVWLLDSSST
- a CDS encoding ferritin — protein: MTQTPATAQGRLAIATGPSGRAMAETMTQEMVEQLQAHLNLERQSSAAYFAAAIWFAERELTGFAEYLRNEGKQEQEHAAKFADYLISRGQTVELDTIEAPRQTWPDPEEVIANVFRMEADVTTSVLLLYSIAERASDQRTTVFLDPVVDDQRISEHEAAYLLGRVKYANNERAAMMIIDAELREEEAKPAKLQS